One genomic segment of Vagococcus intermedius includes these proteins:
- the tsf gene encoding translation elongation factor Ts: MSKITAAMVKELRDATGVGMMDAKKALVEVEGVMEKAVDFLREKGLAKAANKGDRIAAEGLANVHVDGNVAAIVEVNSETDFVSKNDMFVELVAKIAKLVVENKPANMEEALAIVTENGTIEKEVLEATTVIGEKISFRRFELVEKTDNQAFGAYLHMGGRIAVLATLDGTTDEAMAKDVAMHVAAINPRYVSKDQVSQEELDHEKSVLTEQALNEGKPANIVEKMVIGRMQKFLAEICLVDQPFVKDPDMTVSKFVATKNATVKSFVRFEVGEGMEKREENFAEEVANQMK, from the coding sequence ATGTCAAAAATTACAGCCGCTATGGTTAAAGAATTACGTGACGCTACAGGCGTTGGTATGATGGATGCTAAAAAAGCTTTAGTTGAAGTTGAAGGTGTTATGGAAAAAGCAGTAGACTTCTTACGCGAAAAAGGTTTAGCAAAAGCTGCTAACAAAGGCGATAGAATCGCTGCTGAAGGTTTAGCTAACGTTCATGTTGACGGTAACGTTGCTGCAATCGTTGAAGTTAACTCTGAAACTGACTTCGTATCAAAAAATGATATGTTTGTTGAATTAGTTGCTAAAATTGCTAAACTTGTTGTTGAGAACAAACCAGCTAACATGGAAGAAGCTTTGGCTATTGTAACTGAAAATGGAACTATTGAAAAAGAAGTTTTAGAAGCAACTACCGTTATTGGCGAAAAAATTAGCTTCCGCCGTTTTGAATTAGTTGAAAAAACTGATAATCAAGCATTTGGTGCTTACCTACACATGGGCGGCCGTATTGCCGTTCTTGCTACACTTGATGGCACAACTGATGAAGCTATGGCTAAAGACGTTGCAATGCACGTTGCGGCGATTAACCCTCGTTACGTTTCAAAAGATCAAGTTTCTCAAGAAGAATTAGATCATGAAAAATCAGTTCTTACTGAACAAGCTTTAAATGAAGGTAAACCAGCTAATATCGTTGAGAAAATGGTTATTGGACGTATGCAAAAATTCTTAGCAGAAATCTGCTTAGTAGACCAACCATTCGTTAAAGATCCAGACATGACTGTTTCTAAATTTGTTGCAACTAAAAATGCTACAGTAAAATCATTCGTACGTTTTGAAGTTGGAGAAGGTATGGAAAAACGTGAAGAAAACTTCGCGGAAGAAGTAGCTAACCAAATGAAATAA
- the rpsB gene encoding 30S ribosomal protein S2, which produces MAVISMKQLLEAGVHFGHQTRRWNPKMKKYIFTERNGIYIIDLQKTVRLADDAYNYMKKVAEDGGVALFVGTKKQAQDAIKDEAIRAGQYYVNHRWLGGTLTNWDTIQKRISRLKEINKMEEDGVFEVLPKKEVAGLNKQRERLEKFLGGIADMPRIPDVMFIVDPRKERIAVQEAHKLNIPIVAMVDTNCDPDEIDVVIPSNDDAIRAVKLIAGKMADAFIEGRQGEDEVVEETFASEDKVAEKTDSIEEIVEVVEGSN; this is translated from the coding sequence ATGGCAGTAATCTCAATGAAACAGTTACTTGAAGCTGGTGTACATTTCGGTCACCAAACTCGTCGCTGGAACCCAAAAATGAAGAAATATATCTTTACAGAAAGAAACGGTATCTACATCATCGATCTACAAAAAACTGTACGTTTAGCTGATGATGCTTACAACTACATGAAAAAAGTTGCTGAAGATGGCGGCGTTGCATTATTCGTAGGTACTAAAAAACAAGCACAAGATGCTATTAAAGATGAAGCTATCCGCGCTGGTCAATACTATGTAAACCACCGTTGGTTAGGTGGAACTTTAACTAACTGGGATACAATTCAAAAACGTATCTCTCGCTTAAAAGAAATTAACAAAATGGAAGAAGATGGCGTGTTCGAAGTACTTCCTAAAAAAGAAGTTGCTGGTTTAAACAAACAACGTGAACGTCTTGAAAAATTCTTAGGCGGTATCGCTGATATGCCTAGAATCCCAGATGTTATGTTCATCGTTGACCCTCGTAAAGAGCGTATCGCTGTTCAAGAAGCTCATAAATTAAACATTCCAATCGTTGCTATGGTTGATACTAACTGTGATCCAGATGAGATCGACGTAGTTATCCCATCAAACGATGATGCGATTCGTGCAGTTAAATTAATCGCTGGAAAAATGGCTGATGCTTTCATCGAAGGCCGTCAAGGTGAAGATGAAGTTGTTGAAGAAACATTTGCATCAGAAGACAAAGTTGCTGAAAAAACTGATTCAATCGAAGAAATCGTTGAAGTTGTTGAAGGTAGTAACTAA
- the eutJ gene encoding ethanolamine utilization protein EutJ — protein MVNLEQANELLAEFNAIANTKKHQPFDKNDPLKVGVDLGTSSIVLAILDQDNKPVYGSFEFAEVIRDGLVVNYVEAVQIVSRLVREAEEILGVEIESAATAIPPGTVGNDKKIVSNVLESAGLMVTTVVDEPEAAACLLGLTQGAVIDVGGGTTGISVIENDEVVLTLDEPTGGTHMSLVLAGYYGISVAEAELLKRDHDQEKTNFIIIKPVVDKMAAITERMLEQHPIEPLYVVGGASFFEEFAPTFSKYLGMVVERPDYPQFVTPLGIAKASGDSKYAE, from the coding sequence ATGGTTAATTTAGAGCAAGCTAACGAATTATTAGCAGAATTTAATGCCATTGCTAACACTAAAAAGCATCAACCTTTTGACAAAAATGACCCCTTAAAAGTAGGAGTTGATTTGGGAACCTCATCAATTGTATTGGCGATTCTAGATCAAGATAACAAACCTGTTTATGGTAGTTTTGAATTTGCAGAAGTTATTCGTGATGGTTTAGTAGTTAATTACGTAGAGGCTGTTCAAATTGTGTCACGTCTGGTACGTGAAGCAGAGGAAATCTTAGGTGTTGAAATAGAGTCAGCGGCAACTGCCATTCCACCGGGAACGGTCGGAAATGACAAAAAAATTGTTTCAAATGTACTAGAGTCAGCAGGTTTAATGGTGACGACGGTCGTGGATGAACCAGAAGCAGCAGCCTGTTTGTTAGGTTTAACACAAGGAGCAGTTATTGATGTCGGTGGTGGAACAACAGGGATTAGTGTGATTGAGAACGATGAAGTTGTGTTGACACTTGATGAACCGACTGGTGGGACTCATATGAGTTTGGTTTTAGCTGGTTATTATGGTATCAGCGTTGCTGAGGCAGAGTTATTAAAAAGAGATCATGACCAAGAGAAAACTAACTTTATTATTATCAAACCTGTTGTTGATAAAATGGCAGCTATTACTGAGAGAATGCTAGAACAGCATCCTATTGAACCTTTATATGTAGTTGGCGGAGCTAGTTTTTTTGAAGAATTTGCCCCAACATTTTCTAAATATTTAGGAATGGTAGTAGAGCGACCAGACTATCCGCAATTTGTGACACCTTTAGGTATTGCTAAAGCAAGTGGCGATAGTAAGTATGCAGAATAA
- a CDS encoding cupin domain-containing protein, whose product MADQSRELIEKVVREILLEKMSGLSDLTKHVDPSGVMSVKLPLLEVNEDDRLDTGNPAHKVYCKDLMTLEESPRLGCGLMVMRDTTFDWTLDYDEIDYIIDGTLTVIIEGRRITAGPGEIMLIPKGSPIQFSVEGDARFVYVTYPADWNS is encoded by the coding sequence ATGGCAGATCAAAGCAGAGAACTTATTGAAAAGGTTGTTCGTGAGATTTTACTGGAAAAAATGTCAGGTTTATCAGATTTAACAAAACATGTTGACCCTAGCGGTGTGATGTCTGTTAAGTTACCTTTGTTGGAAGTAAATGAAGATGACCGTTTAGATACTGGTAATCCTGCTCATAAAGTATATTGTAAAGATTTAATGACATTAGAAGAAAGCCCACGTTTAGGTTGTGGATTGATGGTAATGCGTGATACAACTTTCGACTGGACATTAGATTATGATGAGATTGATTATATTATTGACGGAACATTAACAGTAATTATCGAAGGTCGCCGTATTACAGCAGGACCTGGTGAAATTATGTTGATTCCTAAAGGCTCACCAATCCAATTTTCAGTTGAAGGCGATGCGCGTTTTGTTTACGTAACTTACCCAGCTGATTGGAATTCATAA
- the eutH gene encoding ethanolamine utilization protein EutH codes for MGINEIIMYIIAFFMILGGIDKCLDNKFGLGEQFEEGIMAMGSLALSMVGIITLAPVLANILEPVVVPVYKFLGADPAMFATTLLANDMGGFPLAVQMAETKEAGLFAGTILGAMMGPTIVFTIPVALGIIQKSDHKYLATGVLSGMITIPVGAFVGGLVAGFPVVMILKNLVPIVIVAALVMAGLWFKPEAMIKGFTVFGKFVVMVAIIGLVIGALDPLVGIKVPGITPVAEGISTVGGIALTLAGAFCLVFVITKVFKKPLMGLGKVLGMNEVSAAGMVATMANSIPMFQMMKDMDARGKIINVAFAVSASFVLGDHLGFTAGVAREMIFPMIVGKLVGGITAVFVAMFMANRMLKNEEKVGTK; via the coding sequence ATGGGAATTAATGAAATTATTATGTATATTATTGCTTTCTTCATGATCTTAGGCGGAATCGATAAATGTCTAGACAACAAATTCGGCTTAGGTGAACAATTTGAAGAAGGTATTATGGCGATGGGGTCTCTTGCCTTATCAATGGTCGGGATTATTACTTTAGCCCCGGTCTTAGCTAATATTTTAGAACCAGTGGTAGTACCTGTATACAAATTTTTAGGTGCTGATCCGGCAATGTTTGCAACGACATTACTTGCAAATGATATGGGTGGTTTCCCATTAGCAGTTCAAATGGCTGAAACAAAAGAAGCAGGACTTTTTGCTGGAACAATTTTAGGTGCTATGATGGGACCTACTATCGTCTTTACAATTCCAGTTGCTTTAGGAATTATTCAAAAATCTGATCATAAATATTTAGCAACGGGTGTTTTATCAGGGATGATTACAATTCCTGTCGGCGCTTTTGTTGGTGGATTAGTTGCTGGTTTCCCAGTTGTAATGATTCTTAAAAATTTAGTACCGATCGTAATTGTAGCCGCTTTAGTTATGGCTGGTTTATGGTTTAAACCTGAAGCTATGATTAAAGGATTTACTGTTTTTGGTAAATTTGTTGTTATGGTAGCTATTATTGGTTTAGTAATTGGTGCCTTAGATCCATTAGTAGGAATTAAAGTACCAGGTATCACACCAGTTGCTGAAGGTATTAGCACAGTTGGTGGTATTGCTTTGACATTAGCAGGTGCGTTCTGTTTAGTATTTGTTATTACTAAAGTGTTCAAAAAACCATTGATGGGCTTAGGTAAAGTGTTAGGAATGAACGAAGTTTCAGCTGCTGGTATGGTAGCGACTATGGCAAATAGTATTCCGATGTTCCAAATGATGAAAGACATGGATGCTCGTGGTAAAATTATCAACGTGGCATTTGCTGTATCAGCTTCATTCGTATTAGGAGATCACTTAGGCTTTACAGCTGGTGTGGCTCGTGAAATGATTTTCCCAATGATCGTAGGTAAATTAGTTGGGGGTATTACAGCTGTTTTTGTAGCGATGTTTATGGCTAATCGTATGCTTAAAAACGAAGAGAAAGTAGGGACTAAATAA
- a CDS encoding EutN/CcmL family microcompartment protein, with the protein MLIGKVSGSLWATRKNEKLNGLKFLLVDIEEDETAGRVQTLVAADNAGAGFDDTVLVTTGSSARMALDAPDIPVDAVIVGIIDSVERAN; encoded by the coding sequence ATGTTAATTGGGAAAGTATCAGGAAGTCTATGGGCAACACGCAAGAATGAAAAATTGAATGGTTTAAAATTCTTATTGGTGGATATTGAAGAAGATGAAACAGCAGGTCGTGTCCAGACATTAGTTGCAGCTGATAACGCTGGAGCTGGGTTTGACGATACTGTACTCGTTACAACAGGCAGTTCTGCTCGAATGGCTCTAGATGCTCCTGATATCCCAGTTGATGCAGTTATTGTTGGGATTATTGATTCAGTTGAGCGTGCGAACTAA